Proteins encoded together in one uncultured Desulfosarcina sp. window:
- the rpsG gene encoding 30S ribosomal protein S7 yields MPRRREVPVRVIIPDAKYNSKLVSKFVASIMRDGKKSTAEALLYGAFDIISDKTNEDPLKVFEKALENVKPMIEVKSRRVGGSTYQVPTEIRPSRRTALGIRWVISYARGRGEKGFGAKLAGELMDAANGRGASVKKREDTHKMAEANKAFAHYRW; encoded by the coding sequence ATGCCGAGAAGAAGAGAAGTGCCGGTACGGGTAATCATTCCCGATGCCAAATACAACAGTAAACTGGTTTCCAAATTTGTCGCCTCCATCATGCGCGACGGCAAGAAAAGTACTGCAGAAGCACTGTTGTATGGGGCTTTCGATATTATCAGTGACAAAACCAATGAAGATCCGCTGAAGGTGTTCGAAAAAGCCCTGGAAAATGTCAAACCCATGATCGAAGTCAAATCCCGGCGTGTCGGCGGCTCCACTTATCAGGTTCCGACCGAAATCCGCCCTTCCCGGCGGACCGCTCTCGGCATTCGCTGGGTGATCAGTTATGCGCGTGGACGCGGCGAAAAGGGGTTCGGTGCCAAGTTGGCAGGCGAGTTGATGGATGCCGCCAACGGACGCGGTGCCTCCGTGAAAAAACGCGAGGATACCCATAAAATGGCAGAGGCCAACAAAGCGTTTGCCCACTACCGCTGGTAA
- the tuf gene encoding elongation factor Tu, with the protein MAKAKFERTKPHVNVGTIGHIDHGKTTLTAAITKLSGMKGMADFIPFDQIDKAPEEKERGITIATAHVEYETATRHYAHVDCPGHADYIKNMITGAAQMDGAILVVGADDGPMPQTREHILLARQVGVPRIVVFLNKCDMVDDEELIELVELELRELLDKYEFPGDDTPIIRGSALKALECDDVDADDAKCIFELLEAIDSYIPEPERDVDKPFLMPIEDVFSISGRGTVVTGRVERGIIHVGDNVEIVGIRETTKTVCTGVEMFRKLLDEGQAGDNIGVLLRGTKRDEVERGQVVSAPGSITPHTKFKAEAYILSKEEGGRHTPFFNGYRPQFYFRTTDVTGILNLPEGVEMVMPGDNVAISAELITPIAMEKELRFAIREGGRTVGAGVVSEIIE; encoded by the coding sequence ATGGCGAAAGCAAAATTTGAGAGGACGAAGCCGCACGTAAACGTAGGGACCATTGGGCATATTGACCATGGCAAGACGACCCTGACGGCAGCGATCACGAAGTTGAGCGGGATGAAGGGTATGGCGGATTTCATACCGTTCGATCAGATCGACAAGGCGCCGGAGGAGAAGGAGCGCGGGATCACGATCGCCACGGCCCACGTGGAGTACGAGACGGCGACTCGCCATTATGCGCATGTGGACTGCCCGGGCCATGCGGACTACATCAAGAACATGATCACCGGTGCGGCCCAGATGGACGGCGCGATCCTGGTGGTGGGCGCCGACGACGGCCCCATGCCCCAGACCCGCGAGCACATTCTTTTGGCCCGTCAGGTGGGCGTACCGCGCATCGTGGTCTTTTTGAACAAATGCGACATGGTGGACGACGAAGAACTGATCGAGCTGGTGGAACTGGAACTCCGCGAGCTTCTGGACAAGTACGAGTTCCCCGGTGACGACACGCCGATCATTCGGGGTAGCGCGCTCAAGGCGCTGGAGTGCGATGATGTGGACGCGGACGACGCCAAGTGCATTTTCGAGCTTCTGGAGGCCATCGACAGCTACATTCCGGAGCCGGAGCGTGACGTGGACAAACCGTTCCTGATGCCGATCGAGGACGTGTTCAGCATTTCGGGACGCGGCACAGTGGTAACGGGTCGTGTGGAGCGCGGTATCATCCATGTGGGCGACAACGTGGAGATTGTGGGAATCCGCGAGACGACCAAGACGGTGTGCACGGGCGTGGAGATGTTCCGCAAACTGCTTGACGAAGGTCAGGCGGGGGACAACATCGGCGTACTGCTCCGCGGGACCAAGCGCGACGAGGTGGAGCGCGGACAGGTAGTGAGTGCCCCGGGCTCGATCACGCCGCACACGAAGTTCAAGGCCGAGGCGTACATTCTGAGCAAGGAAGAGGGCGGGCGCCATACGCCGTTTTTCAACGGCTATCGTCCGCAGTTTTATTTTCGGACGACGGACGTGACGGGCATCTTGAATCTTCCGGAAGGCGTGGAGATGGTGATGCCCGGGGATAACGTAGCGATTTCCGCGGAGCTGATCACGCCGATCGCCATGGAGAAGGAGCTTCGTTTTGCCATCCGCGAAGGCGGCCGCACGGTAGGTGCCGGTGTCGTCAGCGAGATAATCGAATAA
- the rpsJ gene encoding 30S ribosomal protein S10: MMNSKIRIRLKAYDHKLLDQSASDIFDTARKTGAKVVGPIPLPTTINKYCVLRSPHVDKKSREQFEMRTHKRLLDILEPTQQTVDALMKLDLSPGVDVEIKL, translated from the coding sequence ATAATGAACTCCAAGATCAGAATCCGGCTTAAAGCGTACGATCATAAGCTTCTAGATCAGTCGGCCAGCGATATTTTCGACACTGCGCGGAAGACCGGCGCCAAAGTTGTCGGCCCCATTCCCTTGCCGACGACCATCAACAAATATTGCGTTCTTCGATCTCCCCATGTGGATAAGAAATCCCGTGAGCAGTTCGAAATGCGGACCCATAAGCGGCTGTTGGACATTCTTGAGCCGACCCAGCAGACCGTGGATGCGCTGATGAAGCTGGATTTGTCTCCTGGCGTCGATGTGGAGATCAAACTTTAA
- the rplC gene encoding 50S ribosomal protein L3 produces the protein MCKGLVAKKLGMTSMFGPNGQYIPVTVLQVGPCVVTQVKKDETDGYKALQLGYGSKKEKNTNKPLKGHFKKAGDICFETLKEVGVDNPDDYTLGQAIGAEIFAVGEKVNVTGTTKGRGFSGVMKRHGFNGGRMTHGSHSKRTPGSIGCSAWPSKVIKGKRLPGQYGGETKTVRNLEIVDIRPEENLILLKGPLPGSRSGIVTINKVLFA, from the coding sequence ATGTGTAAAGGACTGGTAGCAAAAAAACTGGGCATGACATCCATGTTCGGCCCCAATGGGCAATACATCCCTGTCACCGTTTTGCAGGTCGGCCCATGCGTGGTTACCCAGGTCAAAAAAGACGAGACAGACGGATACAAGGCCCTCCAGTTGGGCTATGGATCTAAAAAAGAAAAAAATACCAACAAGCCGCTCAAAGGCCACTTCAAGAAAGCCGGCGACATCTGCTTCGAAACGCTCAAGGAAGTGGGGGTGGACAATCCGGACGACTACACCCTGGGCCAGGCCATCGGCGCCGAAATTTTTGCAGTCGGCGAAAAGGTCAATGTCACCGGCACGACCAAGGGGCGTGGGTTTTCCGGGGTCATGAAGCGGCATGGCTTCAACGGTGGGCGGATGACCCACGGCTCCCATAGTAAACGGACGCCAGGTTCCATCGGCTGCAGCGCCTGGCCATCAAAGGTCATCAAGGGCAAGCGGTTGCCCGGGCAGTACGGCGGGGAAACCAAGACGGTCAGAAATCTTGAAATCGTCGATATTCGCCCCGAAGAGAATCTTATTCTCCTAAAAGGCCCCCTTCCCGGGAGCCGTTCGGGAATTGTAACGATTAACAAGGTCCTGTTCGCCTAA
- the rplD gene encoding 50S ribosomal protein L4, translating into MAAVDVINIDGDVVSQAELNDAIFNVPVKKSVLHQVVTAQLNARRAGTASVKRRSDVRGSRHKLYRQKGTGRARKGDIKSPVLRGGGVVFGPDPRDYSKKVPKKVRKLALKMALTSKVQEQQLVVMDRFEMEEIKTKVFAGIIKGLDAEKALIVTGEKNERLELSSRNIPGVKVLQTQGLNVYDILKYPKLVLLQPAIEGIEGRLA; encoded by the coding sequence ATGGCTGCTGTGGATGTAATAAATATCGATGGAGATGTTGTCTCGCAAGCCGAGTTGAACGATGCGATTTTCAACGTTCCGGTAAAAAAGAGTGTGCTGCACCAGGTTGTCACGGCGCAGCTGAATGCCAGACGGGCAGGCACGGCATCGGTAAAGCGACGCTCCGATGTAAGGGGCAGCCGACACAAGCTGTACCGGCAAAAAGGTACGGGGCGTGCCCGCAAGGGTGACATCAAATCTCCGGTCCTTCGTGGCGGTGGGGTTGTATTCGGGCCCGATCCACGGGATTATTCGAAAAAAGTGCCTAAGAAAGTCCGGAAGCTGGCATTGAAAATGGCGTTGACAAGCAAGGTTCAGGAACAGCAGCTGGTTGTTATGGACCGATTCGAAATGGAAGAGATCAAGACCAAGGTTTTCGCCGGAATCATCAAGGGGCTGGATGCGGAAAAAGCGCTGATCGTCACCGGTGAGAAAAACGAACGCCTGGAACTATCCTCCCGAAACATTCCCGGCGTCAAGGTCCTCCAGACTCAGGGCCTGAATGTCTATGATATCCTGAAATACCCCAAGCTGGTACTTCTTCAGCCAGCGATCGAAGGGATAGAGGGGAGGCTGGCCTGA
- the rplW gene encoding 50S ribosomal protein L23: MNQYDIIKRPVITEKTNIQKEESNQVSFEVDRNANRVEIARAVEKIFKVKVAKTRTMHIRGKIKRRGRILGKRKDWKKAIVTLMPGERIDFFEGV; this comes from the coding sequence ATGAATCAGTACGATATCATTAAAAGACCTGTTATCACTGAAAAGACCAATATCCAGAAAGAGGAAAGCAATCAGGTTTCCTTCGAGGTGGACCGGAACGCCAACCGTGTCGAAATTGCCCGGGCCGTCGAGAAAATATTCAAAGTCAAGGTGGCTAAAACGCGCACCATGCACATCAGAGGCAAAATCAAGCGACGGGGTCGGATTCTGGGGAAACGCAAGGACTGGAAGAAAGCCATTGTGACCCTGATGCCCGGTGAACGTATTGATTTCTTCGAAGGTGTATAG
- the rplB gene encoding 50S ribosomal protein L2 — protein MAVKKVKPTSPGRRFQNYPGFEEITEATPEKSLLRILKKSGGRNANGRVTSRRRGGGHKRYYRIIDFKRDKDGVPAKVATIEYDPNRSARIALLYYADGEKRYIIAPLKLAVGDTVMSGPDADIQPGNTLPLANIPLGTHIHNIELRIGKGGQIVRSAGTFAQLMAKEDRYALIKLPSGEVRMVLLNCKATIGQLGNVTHENVSLGKAGRNRWKGRRPKVRGVAMNPVDHPMGGGEGRSSGGRHPCSPWGMPTKGYRTRKNKRTDRYIVKRRTK, from the coding sequence ATGGCAGTAAAAAAAGTGAAACCGACCAGCCCGGGGCGCCGCTTCCAGAACTATCCCGGGTTTGAAGAAATAACAGAAGCGACACCCGAAAAAAGTCTGCTCAGGATTCTCAAAAAATCCGGCGGCCGCAACGCCAACGGGCGTGTTACCAGTCGGCGCCGTGGTGGTGGGCATAAACGTTATTACCGCATCATCGACTTCAAGCGCGACAAAGACGGTGTGCCGGCGAAGGTTGCGACCATCGAGTACGACCCCAACCGCTCCGCCCGCATCGCCTTGCTTTACTATGCCGACGGAGAAAAACGATACATCATCGCTCCGCTCAAACTGGCCGTGGGTGACACGGTGATGTCCGGGCCCGATGCTGACATTCAGCCAGGAAACACCCTTCCGCTGGCCAACATTCCGCTGGGTACGCACATTCACAATATTGAGTTGCGTATCGGCAAGGGCGGGCAGATCGTCCGCAGTGCAGGAACCTTTGCTCAACTGATGGCCAAGGAAGACCGTTACGCGCTGATTAAGCTGCCCTCCGGAGAAGTTCGAATGGTCCTGCTCAACTGCAAGGCCACGATCGGGCAACTGGGCAATGTCACTCATGAGAACGTATCGCTCGGAAAAGCGGGCCGCAATCGCTGGAAAGGACGACGGCCCAAGGTGCGCGGCGTAGCCATGAACCCGGTTGACCATCCCATGGGCGGCGGTGAAGGACGTTCGTCTGGTGGAAGGCATCCCTGCTCACCCTGGGGTATGCCGACCAAGGGCTATCGCACCCGTAAAAACAAACGTACCGATCGCTACATCGTCAAACGGCGAACGAAATAG
- the rpsS gene encoding 30S ribosomal protein S19: MPRSLKKGPYIEQKLLRKVNEAQGSRSNQVIKTWSRRSTILPEMVGLTLAVHNGRKFLPVFVTENMVGHKLGEFSPTRTYYGHAADKKSKVKR; the protein is encoded by the coding sequence ATGCCACGTTCGTTAAAAAAAGGTCCTTATATCGAGCAGAAGTTATTAAGGAAAGTGAACGAAGCCCAGGGCTCCCGCAGCAACCAGGTCATAAAGACCTGGTCGCGTCGATCGACCATTTTGCCGGAAATGGTCGGCCTTACCCTGGCAGTACACAACGGCAGGAAGTTTTTGCCCGTTTTCGTCACGGAAAATATGGTTGGACATAAACTGGGTGAGTTCTCTCCGACGCGGACCTACTACGGCCATGCAGCGGACAAGAAATCCAAGGTTAAACGATAG
- the rplV gene encoding 50S ribosomal protein L22, which translates to MEVRATQRYVRISPQKVRMIIDAIKGKPAETAINALKFMPQKSAGIVEKIVRSAVANADQNTSIDVDDLIVRNLIVDEGPSMKRFKARARGRGARILKRTAHITVVLAEGSVQ; encoded by the coding sequence ATGGAGGTCAGAGCTACTCAACGATACGTGCGCATCTCTCCTCAAAAAGTGAGGATGATCATCGACGCCATCAAAGGGAAACCCGCGGAGACGGCGATTAACGCACTGAAATTCATGCCGCAGAAATCCGCAGGCATCGTCGAAAAGATCGTTCGTTCCGCCGTTGCCAACGCAGACCAGAACACCAGTATTGACGTGGATGATCTGATTGTCAGAAACTTGATCGTCGATGAAGGGCCTTCCATGAAACGCTTTAAAGCGAGGGCCAGGGGCAGAGGGGCGCGGATACTTAAAAGAACCGCTCACATCACCGTCGTGTTAGCAGAAGGTTCCGTACAGTAA
- the rpsC gene encoding 30S ribosomal protein S3, protein MGQKVNPISLRLGIVKTWESRWFAGKKYSDYIFEDYRIRKFIKEKLHHAGVAKIEIERSTRRVRLRIFTARPGIVIGKKGSEIEKLKKQLEGRVSQEVLIDIQEVRKPEVDAQLVAENVAMQIERRVAFRRAMKRGVSSAMRFGAQGVKIICSGRLGGAEMARTEWYREGRVPLHTLRADIDYGITEARTTYGIVGIKVFVFHGEILKKDRAEIRG, encoded by the coding sequence TTGGGCCAGAAAGTCAACCCCATCTCACTGAGGCTGGGAATCGTAAAGACCTGGGAATCCCGGTGGTTTGCCGGCAAGAAATACTCGGATTACATCTTTGAGGACTACCGGATCCGCAAGTTCATCAAAGAGAAACTCCACCATGCCGGCGTCGCTAAAATCGAAATCGAGCGATCCACCCGGAGGGTTCGACTTCGGATCTTCACCGCCCGTCCCGGTATCGTTATCGGTAAAAAGGGCTCGGAGATCGAAAAGCTCAAAAAACAGCTTGAAGGCCGTGTGAGCCAGGAAGTGCTGATCGACATCCAGGAGGTCAGGAAGCCTGAAGTGGACGCTCAGTTGGTGGCCGAAAACGTGGCGATGCAGATCGAAAGACGCGTAGCCTTCCGAAGAGCCATGAAACGGGGCGTTTCATCTGCAATGCGCTTCGGTGCCCAGGGCGTTAAAATCATCTGTTCGGGTCGACTCGGCGGAGCGGAGATGGCCCGTACAGAATGGTACCGCGAGGGTCGGGTCCCGCTGCACACCCTGCGAGCGGACATCGACTACGGTATCACTGAAGCCCGAACCACCTATGGCATTGTTGGAATCAAAGTGTTCGTGTTCCATGGGGAAATTCTCAAAAAGGACCGAGCAGAAATACGCGGTTAA
- the rplP gene encoding 50S ribosomal protein L16 yields the protein MLSPKKVKYRKSQKGRMKGAAYRGSDLNFGEFGLQATDCGKISSKQIEAARIAMTRHVKRGGKIWIRIFPDKPYTKKPAEVRMGKGKGAPEGWVAVIRPGRVLYEMTGVSREMAREALRLAAHKLPIKTRFVERSEL from the coding sequence ATGCTGAGCCCTAAGAAGGTCAAATATCGTAAAAGTCAAAAGGGAAGAATGAAAGGGGCCGCATACAGGGGCAGTGATCTGAACTTCGGAGAGTTCGGGTTGCAGGCCACAGATTGCGGAAAAATTTCTTCCAAGCAGATCGAGGCCGCGCGTATCGCAATGACCCGGCACGTCAAAAGGGGTGGCAAGATCTGGATTCGGATTTTTCCCGACAAACCCTATACCAAGAAACCCGCTGAAGTACGGATGGGTAAAGGAAAAGGCGCCCCGGAAGGCTGGGTGGCCGTGATCCGCCCCGGACGCGTATTGTACGAAATGACCGGAGTCAGCCGGGAAATGGCCAGAGAAGCCTTGCGCCTTGCGGCTCACAAGCTTCCTATCAAAACCCGGTTTGTGGAGAGGAGCGAGTTATAA
- the rpmC gene encoding 50S ribosomal protein L29, with protein MKASEIRELGTEEIQHKISELKETLFNLRFQHEVGQLENPKKIGQTKKDIARLKTVLNAKNQPQEED; from the coding sequence ATGAAAGCCAGTGAAATCAGGGAACTCGGTACCGAAGAGATCCAGCATAAGATCTCCGAGTTGAAGGAAACCCTGTTCAATCTGCGGTTTCAGCACGAGGTCGGGCAGCTGGAAAACCCCAAGAAGATCGGGCAAACCAAAAAGGACATCGCCCGTTTGAAAACCGTGCTGAACGCCAAAAACCAACCCCAAGAAGAAGACTAA
- the rpsQ gene encoding 30S ribosomal protein S17 — protein sequence MKTRGIKRQLIGTVVSDKMDKTAVVQVERLVKHPLYKKYIRRRNKFAAHDKDNSCNIGDRVLITESRPISKLKRWRVTEIIEKAV from the coding sequence ATGAAAACTCGTGGAATAAAAAGACAACTTATCGGCACCGTGGTTAGCGACAAAATGGACAAGACCGCCGTTGTTCAGGTGGAGCGGTTGGTCAAGCACCCATTGTACAAAAAATACATCCGACGCCGCAACAAATTCGCCGCCCATGACAAGGACAACAGCTGCAACATCGGTGACCGGGTGTTGATTACCGAGTCAAGACCGATCAGCAAGCTCAAACGGTGGCGTGTTACCGAGATTATCGAAAAAGCCGTATAG
- the rplN gene encoding 50S ribosomal protein L14 — protein sequence MIQAETKLTVADNSGARAVYCIKVLGGSKRRYAGIGDIIVVTVKEAIPNAKVKKGDVLRAVVVRTKKEIRRPDGSYIRFDDNSAVLINNQREPLGTRIFGPVARELRAKRFMKIVSLAPEVL from the coding sequence ATGATTCAGGCCGAAACAAAACTGACGGTGGCGGACAACTCGGGTGCGCGTGCGGTATACTGCATCAAGGTCCTGGGGGGCTCCAAAAGACGATATGCCGGCATTGGCGACATCATCGTCGTTACCGTAAAAGAAGCCATCCCCAATGCCAAGGTCAAAAAGGGCGATGTTCTGCGGGCCGTCGTGGTCCGTACCAAGAAAGAAATCCGGCGGCCCGATGGGTCCTATATCCGTTTTGATGACAACTCCGCCGTGTTGATCAACAATCAGCGTGAACCTCTGGGCACCCGTATTTTCGGTCCCGTGGCCCGCGAACTGCGTGCCAAGCGATTCATGAAGATCGTGTCACTGGCTCCCGAGGTGCTGTAA